In a single window of the Agromyces sp. H17E-10 genome:
- a CDS encoding DNA polymerase IV, producing the protein MSKQDGSSRQVTTGPVDDSATPILHVDMDAFFVSVELLSRPELRGKPVLVGGAAGRGVVSAASYEARRYGVNSAMPMSVALQRCPNAIVLRGDYASYSRYSKRVMEIFEQVTPLVEPLSIDEAFLDVSGARRLHGSPAQIAWTIRERVRAETGLTCSIGVAATKYVAKVASGRAKPDGMLVVPAADTLSFLHPLPVSALWGVGRVTEESLTRLGLRTVGDVAEMPSDALERAVGPALAARLARLANGIDPRDVETTRSEKSIGHEVTFDHDLRDPEQIRRELLRLSDDVAVRLRKAGAVGRTVVLKLRYGDFRTVTRSRTLGEPTDVARRIYDEASAALGELVGDGARIRLIGVRAEQLRPSGGGAALWDPDEEWREAERAIDEVTARFGRGAVRPAALVRPGEAAARVESIRRTPVDAAMRDRAAAEAVEAAEGRAGVDRTQFGG; encoded by the coding sequence GTCGACATGGACGCGTTCTTCGTCTCGGTCGAGTTGCTCAGTCGTCCCGAGCTGCGCGGCAAGCCCGTGCTCGTCGGCGGTGCCGCCGGGCGCGGGGTCGTCTCGGCTGCGAGCTACGAGGCCCGCAGGTACGGCGTGAACTCGGCGATGCCGATGTCGGTGGCCCTGCAGCGGTGCCCGAACGCGATCGTCCTGCGCGGCGACTACGCGAGCTACTCGCGCTACTCGAAGCGGGTGATGGAGATCTTCGAGCAGGTCACCCCGCTCGTGGAGCCGCTCTCCATCGACGAGGCGTTCCTCGACGTCTCCGGGGCGCGCCGTCTCCACGGCAGCCCCGCGCAGATCGCCTGGACGATCCGCGAGCGCGTCCGTGCCGAGACCGGCCTGACGTGCTCGATCGGCGTCGCGGCGACGAAGTACGTCGCGAAGGTGGCCTCCGGCCGGGCGAAGCCCGACGGGATGCTGGTGGTGCCCGCAGCCGACACGTTGTCGTTCCTGCATCCGTTGCCGGTCTCGGCGTTGTGGGGCGTCGGTCGTGTCACCGAGGAGTCGCTGACGAGACTCGGACTGCGCACGGTCGGCGATGTCGCCGAGATGCCGTCGGACGCCCTCGAACGAGCGGTGGGCCCGGCGCTCGCGGCTCGACTCGCTCGGCTCGCGAACGGCATCGATCCGCGCGACGTCGAGACCACGAGGTCCGAGAAGAGCATCGGGCACGAGGTCACCTTCGACCACGACCTGCGTGATCCCGAGCAGATCCGGCGGGAGCTGCTGCGGCTCTCCGACGATGTCGCCGTGCGCCTGCGCAAGGCCGGCGCAGTCGGGCGCACCGTCGTGCTCAAGCTGCGTTACGGCGACTTCCGCACCGTCACGAGGTCGCGCACGCTCGGTGAACCCACCGATGTCGCCCGGCGCATCTACGACGAGGCGTCCGCGGCCCTCGGTGAACTCGTGGGCGACGGTGCGCGCATCAGGCTGATCGGCGTCCGCGCCGAGCAGCTGCGGCCCTCCGGCGGCGGGGCCGCCCTGTGGGACCCCGACGAGGAGTGGCGTGAGGCCGAGCGCGCGATCGACGAGGTGACCGCTCGCTTCGGCCGGGGTGCCGTGCGGCCGGCCGCGCTCGTACGGCCCGGTGAGGCCGCTGCGCGCGTCGAGTCGATACGACGCACGCCCGTCGACGCGGCGATGCGCGACCGGGCGGCCGCCGAGGCGGTGGAAGCGGCGGAGGGCCGCGCGGGGGTGGATCGAACGCAGTTCGGCGGGTAG